The Globicephala melas chromosome 13, mGloMel1.2, whole genome shotgun sequence genome includes a region encoding these proteins:
- the RTN4R gene encoding reticulon-4 receptor, with the protein MKRASAGGSQLLAWVLWLQAWSVAAPCPGACVCYNEPKVTTSCPQQGLQAVPADIPAASQRVFLHGNRITYVPAASFHACRNLTILWLHSNALAHIDAAAFTGLALLEQLDLSDNAQLHAVDPATFRGLSRLHTLHLDRCGLQELGPGLFRGLAALQYLYLQDNGLQALPDDAFRDLGNLTHLFLHGNRISSVPERAFRGLHSLDRLLLHQNRVARVHPHAFRDLGRLMTLYLFANNLSALPAEALAPLRALQYLRLNDNPWVCDCRARPLWAWLQQFRGSSSELPCSLPPRLAGRDLKRLATADLEGCAVAARPFRPFWTGGPADEELLGLPKCCQPDAEDKASVLEAGSPASAGNALKGRVPSGDSPPGNGSGPRHINDSPFGTLPGSAEPPLTAVQPEGSQPLEPPTTGPRRRPGCSRKNRTRSQCRLGQAGGGGAGAGGAGGVEGSGALPGLACSLAPLGLVPLGLALVLWTVLGPC; encoded by the exons ATGAAGAGGGCGTCCGCCGGAG GGAGCCAGCTGCTGGCCTGGGTGCTGTGGCTGCAGGCATGGAGTGTGGCGGCGCCGTGCCCGGGTGCCTGTGTGTGCTACAACGAGCCCAAGGTAACCACAAGCTGCCCGCAGCAGGGTCTTCAGGCCGTGCCTGCCGACATCCCGGCTGCCAGCCAGCGCGTCTTCCTGCACGGCAACCGCATCACATACGTGCCAGCCGCCAGCTTCCATGCCTGCCGCAACCTCACCATCCTGTGGCTGCACTCGAACGCGCTGGCCCACATCGACGCCGCCGCCTTCACTGGCCTGGCGCTCCTGGAGCAGCTGGACCTCAGCGACAACGCGCAGCTGCATGCCGTGGACCCTGCCACGTTCCGGGGCCTGAGCCGCCTGCACACACTGCACCTGGACCGCTGCGGCCTGCAGGAGCTGGGTCCCGGCCTGTTCCGCGGCCTGGCTGCCCTGCAGTACCTCTACCTGCAGGACAACGGGCTACAGGCGCTGCCCGACGACGCCTTCCGCGACCTGGGCAACCTCACGCACCTCTTCCTGCACGGCAACCGCATTTCCAGCGTGCCCGAGCGCGCCTTCCGCGGCCTGCACAGCCTCGACCGCCTTCTGCTGCACCAGAACCGTGTGGCCCGCGTGCACCCGCACGCCTTCCGGGACCTCGGCCGTCTCATGACACTCTACCTGTTTGCCAACAACCTCTCTGCACTGCCCGCGGAGGCCCTGGCACCACTGCGGGCCCTGCAGTACCTGCGGCTCAATGACAACCCCTGGGTGTGCGACTGCCGGGCGCGCCCGCTCTGGGCCTGGCTGCAGCAATTCCGCGGCTCCTCATCCGAGCTGCCCTGCAGCCTGCCCCCGCGCCTGGCTGGCCGCGACCTCAAGCGCTTGGCCACTGCCGACCTGGAGGGCTGCGCTGTGGCCGCCAGACCGTTCCGTCCCTTCTGGACCGGCGGGCCTGCCGATGAGGAGCTGCTGGGGCTGCCCAAGTGCTGCCAGCCGGACGCTGAGGACAAGGCCTCGGTGCTGGAGGCCGGGAGTCCGGCCTCGGCTGGCAACGCACTAAAGGGACGTGTGCCATCTGGTGACAGCCCGCCAGGCAACGGCTCTGGCCCACGACACATCAACGACTCCCCATTCGGGACCCTGCCTGGCTCGGCCGAACCCCCACTGACCGCGGTGCAGCCTGAGGGCTCCCAGCCACTGGAGCCCCCCACCACGGGCCCTCGCCGGCGGCCAGGTTGTTCCCGCAAGAACCGCACACGCAGCCAGTGCCGTCTGGGCCAGGCGGGTGGCGGGGGTGCTGGGGCTGGCGGGGCTGGTGGGGTGGAGGGCTCGGGTGCCCTGCCTGGCCTCGCCTGCAGCCTCGCCCCCCTGGGCCTCGTCCCCCTGGGCCTTGCGCTGGTGCTGTGGACAGTGCTCGGGCCCTGTTGA